In one window of Haloimpatiens sp. FM7315 DNA:
- a CDS encoding ATPase, whose protein sequence is MALEAILEVKKAEDKADALIKKAEAQKKDIVKNASLEADRQYNDIINSAESKSKEMFNKAVEEGNKEASPIIEQGKKDVEKILSIPNAVIESGIKLVIERIVNIHGNS, encoded by the coding sequence TTGGCATTAGAAGCTATTTTAGAAGTTAAAAAAGCCGAAGACAAGGCAGATGCACTTATTAAAAAAGCCGAAGCACAAAAGAAGGATATAGTTAAAAATGCTTCTTTAGAAGCAGATAGGCAGTACAATGACATTATTAATAGTGCAGAATCAAAATCCAAGGAAATGTTTAATAAAGCAGTGGAGGAAGGGAACAAAGAGGCTAGTCCTATTATTGAACAAGGGAAAAAAGATGTTGAAAAAATATTGAGTATTCCAAATGCAGTAATAGAGAGTGGGATTAAATTAGTGATTGAGAGGATCGTGAATATTCATGGCAATAGTTAA
- a CDS encoding B12-binding domain-containing radical SAM protein: protein MDKKVTLVKFVDRTFNCKPDWAKEIWKFIIEQDESVKTTFHFEISADLLKEDQIELLKKCPKERIQFEVGVQTTNNNILRNINRHVNFESIRFKVLEVRKLKNIKQHLDLIAGLPGEKIESFKKSFNDVYSMKPEEIQLGFLKLLKGSPMLEEADKWGMVYSPYPPYEILKTNEMSYDEISYLKDVEKVVDKYYNTNKFNNILKYFEKCYSKPYDFFSKLAEFCRAKGYFDRNISQVKYYEVFLEFNHEVLEENNTILNEIIKFDYLLHNKKKWVPPFLDRTSDKDKNKILRDYLKESNEVEYKDFHIEEFKINPIEVLESNKVSNEAVYFAFDTQRENQFKKINDVIEKLNTNENI, encoded by the coding sequence TTGGATAAGAAGGTTACTTTGGTAAAATTCGTAGACAGAACGTTTAACTGCAAACCAGATTGGGCTAAAGAAATATGGAAATTTATAATTGAACAAGATGAAAGTGTAAAGACTACTTTTCATTTTGAAATTTCTGCAGATTTACTTAAAGAAGATCAGATAGAATTATTAAAGAAATGTCCTAAAGAAAGAATACAGTTTGAGGTAGGGGTTCAAACTACAAATAATAATATATTAAGAAATATAAATAGACATGTAAATTTTGAAAGCATAAGATTTAAGGTTTTGGAAGTACGTAAACTGAAAAATATAAAACAGCATTTAGATCTAATAGCAGGACTTCCAGGAGAGAAAATAGAATCCTTTAAAAAATCTTTTAATGATGTTTATTCTATGAAACCAGAGGAAATACAATTAGGTTTTTTAAAATTATTAAAGGGTTCGCCTATGTTAGAGGAAGCAGATAAATGGGGAATGGTATATTCACCTTATCCTCCCTATGAAATTCTAAAAACTAATGAAATGAGTTATGATGAAATATCATATCTAAAAGATGTAGAAAAAGTTGTAGATAAGTATTATAATACTAATAAATTTAATAATATTCTAAAGTATTTCGAGAAGTGCTATTCAAAGCCCTATGATTTTTTTAGTAAGTTAGCAGAGTTTTGTAGGGCAAAGGGTTATTTTGATAGAAATATATCACAAGTAAAATATTATGAAGTATTTTTAGAGTTTAATCATGAGGTTTTAGAGGAAAACAATACAATTCTAAATGAAATTATAAAATTTGATTATTTGTTACATAATAAAAAGAAATGGGTTCCCCCATTCTTAGATAGAACTTCTGATAAAGATAAAAACAAGATTTTGAGGGATTATTTAAAAGAAAGCAATGAAGTGGAGTATAAAGATTTCCATATAGAGGAGTTTAAGATAAATCCAATAGAGGTTTTAGAAAGCAATAAAGTATCAAATGAAGCAGTTTACTTCGCGTTTGATACTCAAAGGGAGAACCAATTTAAAAAGATAAACGATGTTATAGAAAAATTAAATACTAATGAAAATATTTAA
- a CDS encoding radical SAM protein, producing the protein MKVLLVGINSKFIHSNLAVRYLKSYTSDLEYSCDIMEFSINDLKEKILNKIINYKPDIVGFSTYIWNTEYVSEISRLIKLINKDIKIFGGGPEVSFNGKDVLSNTSMDYVIEGEGEETYREFIKCALKYNSTKDKVELVKSIKDIKGLHSKIDGEIFYGGQRNVMDINNIKFPYGYEDNLENKIVYYEASRGCPFGCKYCLSSVDRKVRTLDLNRVKKELQFFG; encoded by the coding sequence ATGAAAGTTTTATTAGTAGGTATTAATTCAAAATTTATTCACAGTAATCTAGCAGTAAGATATTTAAAATCATATACGTCAGATTTAGAATATAGCTGCGATATAATGGAGTTTTCAATTAACGATTTGAAAGAAAAAATATTAAATAAAATTATAAATTATAAACCAGATATTGTAGGATTTTCAACTTATATATGGAATACAGAATATGTAAGTGAAATCTCAAGACTTATAAAACTTATAAATAAAGATATTAAAATCTTTGGAGGTGGGCCCGAAGTATCTTTTAACGGCAAAGATGTTTTGAGTAATACCTCTATGGATTATGTTATTGAAGGTGAAGGAGAGGAAACTTATAGAGAATTTATTAAATGTGCTTTAAAATATAATTCTACAAAAGATAAAGTTGAATTAGTGAAAAGCATAAAAGATATAAAAGGTTTGCATTCAAAAATAGATGGTGAAATTTTTTATGGTGGTCAGAGAAATGTTATGGATATAAATAATATAAAATTTCCCTATGGATATGAAGATAACTTAGAAAATAAAATTGTATACTATGAAGCTTCAAGGGGGTGTCCTTTTGGATGTAAATATTGCCTATCTTCAGTAGATAGAAAAGTTAGAACCTTAGATTTAAATAGAGTTAAAAAAGAGTTACAGTTTTTTGGATAA
- a CDS encoding 50S ribosomal protein L33, whose translation MIELRCKICGMIINDKNFMFNKNGIPKENTLENLKYCPFCGAKYEFLEENNDKIIKEDNELMDKDTIKILDSAMKLEIFNGDFYLQASKLVNSVEVKKFLKTLVKLKLCMQEYIKD comes from the coding sequence ATGATAGAGTTAAGATGCAAAATATGTGGAATGATTATTAATGATAAAAATTTTATGTTCAATAAAAATGGAATTCCAAAGGAAAATACTTTAGAGAACTTAAAATATTGTCCTTTTTGTGGAGCAAAGTATGAATTTTTAGAAGAAAATAATGATAAAATAATTAAAGAAGATAATGAGCTTATGGATAAGGATACAATTAAAATATTAGATAGTGCCATGAAACTAGAAATATTTAATGGCGATTTTTATTTACAAGCTTCAAAACTTGTAAATAGTGTGGAAGTAAAAAAATTTTTGAAGACCTTAGTAAAATTGAAATTATGCATGCAAGAGTACATCAAAGATTAG
- a CDS encoding LysM peptidoglycan-binding domain-containing protein — MKIESAKNIENVKVSTINYTVKSGDNLWSIAKTYNTSMDTIFKSNLLSSYTIMPGQILTIPINSTIPVKPIGISIYSKRINNSFGDIYTFENARRLFTVDTIGTLKDLSTGISFDIKYYGGSNHADIVPLTKIDTNNMKKVFGSWSWNNKKPMILYFKQGETYYQLSVSVTGMPHSTTNIYDNGISGHFDMYFYNSTSHVNNSLDSTHQANILKASGR; from the coding sequence TTGAAAATTGAAAGCGCTAAAAACATAGAAAATGTTAAAGTAAGTACTATAAATTACACTGTTAAATCTGGGGACAACCTATGGTCAATTGCAAAAACTTACAACACTAGCATGGATACTATATTTAAAAGTAATCTTTTATCTAGTTACACAATAATGCCTGGCCAAATTTTAACAATACCAATAAACTCTACCATTCCTGTAAAACCTATAGGTATATCCATTTATTCTAAAAGAATAAATAATTCTTTTGGTGATATATATACCTTTGAAAATGCTAGAAGGCTCTTCACTGTGGATACAATAGGTACCCTAAAAGATCTAAGCACAGGAATAAGCTTTGATATTAAATATTATGGTGGCTCAAATCATGCTGATATAGTACCTTTAACAAAAATCGATACGAATAATATGAAAAAAGTCTTTGGCTCTTGGTCTTGGAACAACAAAAAACCAATGATTTTATATTTTAAACAAGGCGAAACCTACTACCAGCTATCAGTAAGCGTTACAGGAATGCCACATTCCACAACTAATATATATGATAATGGCATTTCAGGACATTTTGATATGTATTTTTATAATAGTACAAGCCATGTCAATAACAGTCTAGACTCTACTCATCAAGCCAATATTTTAAAAGCTAGTGGCAGATAA
- a CDS encoding oligosaccharide flippase family protein: MIKDNFFRNSLILTSSNFITGVLKFLFAIILSHKLGDAGIGLYSLIMPIYDFFAVIVCGGMITAISKECSYYFNKNDIGNLHKSVKVSLVFDLIWSVIMALILFSFSPFICKFIIKDMRAMYSLWFICPAIIFVALSAILKGYFYGISKVLTPSVIDIFEKAMRMIVILLIISILNLKETTKTVSVTYLALSLGELCSFILLFLFYKYNKKHFSKPYSILQSGRNLLYSILKISLPLCINGVLTTGLFTASTLMLPQRLVYSGISHENALALIGKFSGMSMTIIFFPFIAVTSMSTMLIPHISENIAKKTTFF; this comes from the coding sequence ATGATAAAAGATAATTTTTTTAGGAATTCACTTATATTAACCTCTTCTAATTTCATAACAGGTGTACTTAAATTTTTATTTGCAATAATCCTCTCTCATAAACTTGGAGATGCAGGTATAGGACTATATTCATTGATAATGCCAATTTATGACTTCTTTGCAGTTATTGTCTGTGGCGGAATGATCACAGCTATTTCTAAGGAATGTTCTTATTATTTTAATAAAAATGATATTGGAAATCTACATAAATCCGTAAAAGTTTCCTTAGTTTTTGATCTTATTTGGTCCGTAATAATGGCTTTAATTCTTTTTTCTTTTTCACCTTTTATATGCAAGTTTATAATTAAAGATATGAGAGCAATGTATTCACTTTGGTTTATATGCCCCGCAATAATATTTGTAGCACTATCCGCTATACTAAAAGGTTATTTTTATGGCATTTCTAAAGTACTAACACCTTCAGTTATAGACATTTTCGAAAAAGCCATGAGAATGATAGTTATATTATTAATTATATCTATCTTAAACTTAAAGGAAACCACAAAAACTGTATCTGTAACTTATTTAGCATTGTCCTTAGGAGAACTCTGCAGCTTTATACTTCTTTTCCTTTTTTATAAATATAATAAAAAACATTTTAGCAAACCCTATTCTATACTACAAAGCGGAAGAAATCTTTTATATTCCATATTAAAGATCTCTTTGCCTCTTTGCATTAACGGCGTTTTAACTACCGGACTATTTACAGCCTCAACCTTAATGCTTCCGCAAAGATTAGTTTACAGTGGTATATCTCATGAAAATGCCCTCGCACTTATAGGTAAATTTTCAGGTATGTCAATGACTATAATTTTTTTCCCATTTATTGCAGTTACATCTATGTCAACTATGCTTATACCACACATATCTGAAAACATAGCTAAAAAAACTACGTTCTTCTAA
- a CDS encoding polysaccharide biosynthesis C-terminal domain-containing protein: MVLRNSLISAFLELLLIYLLAAIPKLNIYGYGISLILTSITTLILNLYEIRKNYYIHISFYKIVIYLLLGLLTYLSLNILNTLLHNVNFYYKNFLLVILGFSMYIFLSSLLNSSKKMQQNYRFCCILNYFIISIILFGIKFNILLGIKFKSSLVIPLKTISA, from the coding sequence ATTGTACTTAGAAATTCTTTAATTTCTGCTTTTTTGGAATTACTGCTTATATACCTTCTTGCAGCTATACCTAAATTAAATATCTACGGGTATGGTATAAGTCTAATTTTAACCTCTATAACAACACTTATATTGAACCTTTATGAAATAAGGAAAAACTACTATATTCACATATCTTTTTATAAAATTGTAATTTATTTGCTTTTAGGTCTATTGACTTATTTAAGCTTAAACATTCTAAACACATTGCTTCATAATGTAAACTTCTATTATAAAAACTTTTTACTAGTTATTTTAGGTTTTTCTATGTATATATTTTTATCGTCTTTACTAAATAGTAGTAAAAAAATGCAGCAAAACTATAGGTTTTGCTGCATTTTAAATTACTTTATCATTTCTATCATTTTATTTGGCATTAAGTTCAATATCCTTCTTGGAATTAAATTCAAATCTTCCTTAGTTATACCTCTAAAAACTATTAGTGCATAA
- a CDS encoding oligosaccharide flippase family protein, with the protein MKKQTTGKSFAVLSSAQIMCRVLSILYLPFLINILGDKGYGIYASAYIVSNFIYVLTNSGIPVAISKIMSEFIALENYKDAIKSFKIARALLLALGIFMSMLMYVSADFLAGFTSSKNATLAIKALTPTILFTSVLTAYRGYFQGRRNMTPTAVSQVLEQIINLVFSLTFAAVLIKKGPEVGAAGGTIGTSLGALVAVIYLIMVYNRNKHIKVNKGHEHKRIKRYSNKRLLKKILNYSIPMTVCIGLQNAGALVDLANVKSRLVVAGFQSSKDSLFGWLTKYNSFVGVPIGIISCLAAAILPAISGAVALNDKSEVERKINYAFRLCFLISVPSYIGLAILSKPIYGLLHIRGGYRLMLFGAVVIILMSTVQIQTTILQGIGKLYIVTFYSILGLVAKIITNYFLVGIKSVNIMGAVAGNVVCFLIPLILNYITINRILHIKVNLYKSFKKPFISSLIMGLMVMGIYLGLTSLLSYIVKGYVNNAISTVCAIITGGLVYFYALIVFRGITKEDLNLIPRRILNLMPNKMIEMIK; encoded by the coding sequence ATGAAAAAACAAACAACCGGTAAAAGTTTTGCAGTGCTATCAAGTGCGCAAATTATGTGCAGAGTTTTATCCATATTGTATTTACCTTTTTTAATAAACATATTAGGAGATAAGGGATATGGAATATATGCCTCTGCTTATATAGTTTCAAATTTTATTTATGTTCTTACAAATTCAGGTATACCTGTTGCTATATCTAAGATAATGTCTGAATTTATCGCCTTAGAAAATTATAAAGATGCTATAAAAAGTTTCAAGATAGCAAGAGCATTACTTTTGGCACTTGGAATTTTTATGTCTATGCTTATGTATGTTTCAGCGGATTTTCTAGCAGGCTTTACTAGTTCTAAAAATGCTACTTTAGCTATAAAAGCCTTAACTCCTACTATACTTTTCACTTCTGTATTAACTGCTTACAGGGGGTATTTTCAAGGTAGAAGGAATATGACGCCTACTGCAGTATCTCAGGTTTTAGAACAGATAATAAATTTAGTATTTAGCTTAACTTTTGCGGCGGTATTAATTAAAAAAGGTCCTGAGGTTGGGGCAGCAGGGGGTACTATAGGCACATCCTTAGGAGCTCTTGTAGCTGTAATATATTTGATTATGGTATACAATAGAAATAAACACATAAAAGTTAATAAAGGGCATGAACATAAAAGAATAAAAAGGTATAGCAATAAAAGATTGTTAAAAAAGATACTAAATTACTCAATACCTATGACTGTTTGCATAGGACTACAGAATGCAGGGGCATTAGTGGATCTTGCAAATGTTAAATCTAGACTTGTGGTTGCTGGATTTCAAAGTTCAAAAGATAGTCTATTTGGGTGGCTTACAAAGTACAATAGTTTTGTTGGGGTGCCTATTGGAATTATCTCTTGCCTCGCAGCAGCAATATTACCAGCAATTTCTGGAGCAGTAGCTTTAAATGATAAGTCGGAGGTTGAGAGAAAAATTAATTATGCTTTTAGACTATGCTTTTTAATTTCAGTTCCATCCTATATAGGGCTTGCTATTTTAAGTAAACCAATATATGGACTGTTACACATAAGAGGAGGTTATAGGTTAATGCTATTTGGAGCTGTAGTTATAATCTTAATGTCTACAGTTCAAATACAAACAACTATACTTCAAGGAATAGGAAAGCTATATATTGTTACATTTTATTCTATCTTAGGTCTTGTAGCTAAAATTATAACTAATTACTTTTTGGTAGGAATAAAGAGTGTAAACATTATGGGAGCTGTTGCTGGAAATGTAGTTTGTTTTTTAATACCTTTGATACTTAATTATATTACAATAAATAGAATACTTCACATAAAAGTTAATTTATATAAAAGCTTTAAAAAACCCTTTATATCTTCTTTAATTATGGGACTTATGGTTATGGGAATATACTTGGGGTTAACTTCTCTACTTTCATATATTGTTAAAGGCTATGTTAATAATGCCATATCTACTGTTTGTGCAATTATTACTGGCGGGCTAGTATATTTTTATGCACTAATAGTTTTTAGAGGTATAACTAAGGAAGATTTGAATTTAATTCCAAGAAGGATATTGAACTTAATGCCAAATAAAATGATAGAAATGATAAAGTAA
- a CDS encoding RluA family pseudouridine synthase, whose translation MRIDIGPNEKGQRLDKFLRKLLKDVPLGKIFKSIRTGEVKVNGKKCKQNYSLLEGDVLVLNDIETQKADKVFNRVDNGFLKITYEDENFLVVEKWPGVLVHANSKNGDPTLTDYVLSYLYDKGDYSPEKEITFTPASCNRLDRNTSGIVVFGKNHSALKSLNEMIRERTIKKYYVALVRGRITDGLYKAYIVKQENNNLSKVYDKPVENSKEIAMQVNVLQSVGIYTFIEIELITGRSHQLRAHLSHLGNAIVGDPKYGDKKINSYFENKYGLAFQFLYAYKLVFKNCEEDLSYMENKTIVESLPPMFKKIKKDVFKF comes from the coding sequence ATGAGAATAGATATAGGACCAAATGAGAAAGGCCAAAGACTAGATAAATTTTTAAGAAAATTACTTAAAGATGTGCCTTTGGGAAAGATATTTAAGTCAATAAGAACAGGTGAGGTTAAAGTAAACGGTAAGAAATGCAAACAAAATTATTCTCTATTAGAAGGAGATGTGTTAGTTTTAAATGATATAGAAACACAAAAAGCTGACAAAGTTTTTAATAGAGTAGATAATGGATTTCTTAAGATAACATATGAAGATGAGAATTTTCTAGTTGTGGAAAAGTGGCCAGGGGTGCTAGTTCATGCAAATAGCAAAAACGGAGATCCTACCTTAACAGATTACGTTTTATCATATTTATATGACAAAGGTGATTATTCTCCTGAAAAAGAAATAACTTTTACTCCTGCTTCTTGTAATAGATTAGATAGAAATACTTCAGGAATAGTTGTTTTTGGAAAAAATCATAGTGCTCTTAAAAGTCTTAATGAAATGATAAGAGAGAGAACTATAAAAAAATATTATGTTGCTTTGGTTAGGGGTAGAATTACAGATGGTTTATATAAAGCATATATAGTAAAGCAAGAGAATAATAATCTTTCTAAGGTATATGATAAACCAGTAGAAAACAGCAAAGAAATAGCAATGCAGGTTAATGTTTTGCAAAGTGTTGGCATTTATACGTTTATAGAAATAGAGTTGATTACGGGAAGAAGTCATCAGCTAAGAGCACATTTAAGTCATTTAGGAAATGCTATTGTTGGAGATCCTAAATATGGTGATAAGAAAATCAACAGTTATTTCGAAAATAAATATGGTTTAGCATTTCAATTCTTATATGCATATAAGCTAGTATTTAAGAATTGTGAAGAGGATTTAAGCTATATGGAAAATAAAACTATAGTGGAAAGTTTGCCGCCTATGTTTAAAAAAATCAAAAAGGATGTATTTAAGTTTTAA
- a CDS encoding M20 family metallopeptidase translates to MSLFEKVLEIKDEIIQFRREFHMYPELDFDLPRTFNVIKTFLDREGIEYSKTAKNGLCAIIRGNGEKTIAIRTDMDALPIQDKKLCDYASKIEGKMHACGHDAHMAIAMGAAKILNSMKDELKGNVKILFEPAEETTGGAKVMIKEGVLENPHVDAVIGLHVEEWLPKGKIGIKKGVVNAASNPFTIKIIGKGGHGASPNYTVDPIVISANVINALQTIISREISPTDPGVITIGSIHGGTAQNIIPEEVEISGIMRTMKKEQRAYVIKRFKEIVEGIVTSMRGSCKIDIEESYPNLYNDDMLFEVCKKTVLKNLGENALEILDAPSMGVESFAYFSLERKSVFYYLGCGNDKKGIKNPAHSSLFDIDEDCIPYGIAMHCGLVLEYLNN, encoded by the coding sequence ATGAGTTTATTTGAAAAAGTTTTAGAAATAAAAGATGAAATAATTCAATTTAGAAGAGAATTTCATATGTATCCAGAGCTAGATTTCGATTTACCTAGAACATTTAACGTTATAAAAACATTTCTAGATAGAGAAGGCATAGAATACAGTAAAACTGCTAAAAATGGACTATGTGCCATAATAAGAGGAAATGGTGAAAAAACTATAGCCATAAGAACAGATATGGATGCACTTCCAATACAGGATAAAAAGCTATGCGATTATGCTTCAAAAATAGAGGGTAAAATGCACGCTTGCGGGCATGATGCGCACATGGCTATAGCTATGGGTGCTGCTAAAATCTTAAATTCTATGAAAGATGAATTAAAGGGAAATGTAAAAATATTATTTGAACCTGCAGAGGAAACTACTGGCGGTGCTAAAGTAATGATAAAAGAAGGGGTGCTAGAAAATCCTCATGTAGATGCAGTAATAGGATTACATGTAGAAGAATGGTTACCAAAAGGAAAGATTGGAATAAAAAAAGGAGTGGTTAATGCAGCTTCTAATCCATTTACAATAAAAATTATTGGAAAAGGTGGACATGGGGCAAGTCCTAACTATACTGTTGATCCAATTGTTATAAGTGCAAATGTAATTAATGCACTGCAGACAATTATAAGTAGAGAAATTTCTCCAACAGATCCTGGGGTTATTACAATAGGAAGTATACATGGAGGTACGGCACAAAATATAATACCTGAGGAAGTTGAAATAAGTGGTATAATGAGAACCATGAAAAAAGAACAAAGAGCCTATGTAATAAAGAGATTTAAGGAGATAGTAGAAGGAATAGTAACTTCTATGAGGGGAAGCTGTAAAATAGATATTGAAGAAAGCTATCCTAATCTATATAATGATGATATGCTATTTGAAGTATGCAAGAAAACAGTTTTGAAAAATTTGGGCGAAAACGCGCTAGAAATTTTGGATGCTCCTAGTATGGGAGTGGAGAGCTTTGCATATTTCTCTTTAGAGAGGAAGTCTGTCTTTTATTATTTAGGTTGCGGAAATGATAAAAAAGGCATAAAAAACCCAGCACACAGTAGTTTATTTGACATTGATGAAGACTGTATACCTTATGGTATTGCTATGCACTGCGGATTGGTATTAGAGTATTTAAATAATTAA